From a region of the Solanum stenotomum isolate F172 chromosome 2, ASM1918654v1, whole genome shotgun sequence genome:
- the LOC125854326 gene encoding isoleucine N-monooxygenase 2-like — translation MMKISNLLLMIISSNTTFFIIISILLTIFISISLNKKWNISVRNNKPLPPGPKSWPIIGCFPQIILKNKHALINRIHKIMEEMDTEIACIRLGNYHVIPVTSPELACEFLKIHDSIFSFRPTCMSASLVSNGYLTPAFVPSGDQWMKMKKILTSHVLSPTSFQWLSCKRGEEADHLHRFVYNQCNNKLVINLRKVTRYHCGNVIRNMIYSKRSLFGIIEQDEEQIDAVFTLLEYVYCFSISDYLRWLSVFDLDGHKAIIKKAYATATKHIDIEVDHRIQTRKDGNKSLEEDILDVLIMLKDTNGNPLMNVKEIKAQVLEFFMATVDNPSNAVEWVLAEMLNQPILMQKAIEELNIVVGINRWVQESDLPRLNYVKACIKEAFRLHPFVPFNVPHVSVSDTIVGEKYFIPKGSIVLLSRLGLGRNSRVWEDPLKFKPERHLKMEDGGEVVLTDSNLRLLSFSIGRRGCPAVKLGSAITTMLLARLLQGFTWNLPPNSPCNDLIESSKINHFSTLPLLAQAKPRLAKVMYL, via the exons atgatgaaaatatcAAACCTTCTTCTTATGATTATCTCCAGTAACACTACATTCTTCATTATAATTTCTATTCTATTAACAATATTCATTTCTATTAGTCTTAATAAGAAATGGAATATTAGTGTAAGAAACAATAAACCATTACCTCCAGGTCCAAAATCATGGCCTATAATTGGATGTTTTCCTCAAATCATCCTAAAAAATAAGCATGCATTAATTAATCGGATACATAAAATTATGGAGGAAATGGATACTGAAATCGCTTGCATTCGTCTTGGTAATTATCATGTTATTCCTGTAACTTCTCCTGAACTTGCTTGTGAGTTCTTGAAGATTCACGACTCTATTTTCTCATTTAGGCCTACTTGCATGTCCGCGAGCCTCGTTAGTAATGGCTACTTGACCCCAGCTTTTGTCCCCAGTGGTGATCAatggatgaaaatgaaaaaaattcttacttCTCATGTGTTGTCACCAACATCTTTTCAATGGCTTAGTTGTAAAAGGGGCGAAGAAGCTGACCACCTTCATCGATTTGTTTACAATCAATGCAACAacaaacttgttattaatttgaGGAAAGTGACAAGATATCATTGTGGGAATGTAATTAGGAATATGATTTATAGCAAGAGATCATTATTTGGAATTATAGAACAAGATGAGGAGCAAATTGATGCAGTTTTTACACTTCTTGAATATGTTTATTGTTTTAGTATATCAGATTACTTGCGATGGTTAAGTGTTTTTGATTTGGATGGTCACAAGGCAATTATCAAGAAAGCATATGCTACAGCAACAAAACATATTGATATTGAAGTTGATCATAGGATACAAACACGGAAAGATGGCAACAAATCTTTGGAAGAGGATATTCTTGATGTTCTTATCATGCTCAAAGATACAAATGGAAATCCATTGATGAATGTTAAAGAGATTAAGGCACAAGTGCTA GAATTCTTTATGGCAACGGTGGATAATCCCTCAAATGCAGTTGAATGGGTACTTGCAGAAATGTTGAATCAACCAATTTTAATGCAAAAGGCTATAGAAGAACTCAACATTGTTGTTGGGATCAATAGATGGGTTCAAGAATCAGACTTGCCAAGGCTTAATTATGTCAAGGCATGCATAAAAGAGGCCTTTCGACTCCATCCCTTTGTGCCTTTTAATGTTCCTCACGTGTCTGTCTCTGATACCATCGTCGGTGAAAAGTACTTCATCCCTAAAGGGAGTATAGTGCTATTAAGTCGTCTTGGACTTGGCCGGAATTCTAGAGTTTGGGAGGATCCATTAAAGTTCAAGCCGGAGCGCCACCTCAAAATGGAAGATGGTGGTGAAGTAGTTCTCACTGATTCAAATTTACGTTTGTTATCATTTAGTATTGGAAGACGAGGTTGTCCAGCTGTGAAACTTGGTTCAGCAATTACTACAATGTTACTTGCTAGGCTTCTTCAAGGATTTACTTGGAATTTACCACCAAATTCACCATGCAATGATTTAATTGAGTCATCTAAGATTAATCATTTTTCTACCTTACCACTTCTTGCTCAGGCAAAACCAAGATTAGCTAAGGTCATGTATCTTTAA
- the LOC125856294 gene encoding uncharacterized protein LOC125856294 produces the protein MDKFLIKKPRSSSDLSVSSHVAPEAQRETITSSSSNVDCILGVGSLKRDPGERKPIFEYDSNIRDVVRRHYILMGPYQPKLRVYPKTTFGTSNRQFNPEWFNAPNSAWLEYSIDDDAIFCLCCYLFKNEFESRGNAGKSFTQDGFKNWNHGPERIRLHVGEVNSIHNKCLNRMLDFANQRQSIQSSLHKQSEKTKSDYRIRLNASINVVRFLLRNGLPFRGHDESEDSDYKGLFLELLKFHGVNRPDVEKVILQHAPKNDMMICSTIQKEIVDACTKETIKAIIKDLDGDYFGILVDESKDISHKEQMALVLRYVNKNGELIESFLGIVHVGDTSAKSLQKVIYSLLLDHSLCLSRLRGQGYDGASNMQGEKNGLKSLILQDAPSAYHIHCFAHQLQLTLVALSKKHPDVKNFFYVVTNVLNTIGTSFKRRDLLRQHQVEKLEELLKFGEILTGQGLNQERGLQRPGDTRWGSHFKTLENFMIIFSSIANVLKDMKENSPHDLDKLAAGNLLDKIQEFEFIFVLHLMFKMLLLTNKLNKALQNKDQDIVNAMGLLNPSKRRLQTMRESGLESLMDEVSSFCGKHDILVPEMTEDYPRSKRKKSEISYLHHFRMEVFYAVIDLQLQELNNRFDVVTSDLLLGMASLNPVDSFANFSKSRIMKLAEYYKSEFGDNELRDLSYQLDSFIVYARECDSKFLNLKGIKDLATMMAQTKLDQTWSLVYLLVKLALILPVATASVERAFSSMKLIKNDLRNSIGEEFLNGCLVCKIERKIFENVSNDAIIDRFQNMKSRRVQL, from the coding sequence ATGGATAAATTTTTGATTAAGAAACCACGTTCTAGTAGCGATCTATCTGTTAGTTCACATGTAGCTCCAGAAGCTCAAAGAGAGACAAttacatcttcttcttcaaatgttGATTGTATTCTTGGGGTTGGATCTCTCAAACGGGATCCCGGAGAAAGAAAACCCATCTTTGAATATGATTCTAATATTCGAGATGTTGTGAGGAGACATTATATTTTGATGGGGCCTTATCAACCAAAACTTCGTGTATATCCTAAAACAACATTTGGGACTAGTAATCGGCAATTTAATCCTGAGTGGTTTAATGCTCCAAATTCTGCTTGGTTGGAATATAGCATAGATGATGATGCtatattttgtttgtgttgttaTCTCTTCAAGAATGAATTTGAAAGTCGTGGTAATGCGGGAAAATCATTTACACAAGATGGTTTTAAGAATTGGAACCATGGTCCGGAAAGGATTCGATTGCATGTTGGTGAGGTGAATAGTATTCATAACAAATGTTTGAATAGGATGCTTGATTTTGCGAATCAACGTCAATCAATTCAATCTTCTCTTCACAAGCAaagtgaaaaaacaaaaagtgaTTATCGAATTCGTTTAAATGCCTCAATCAATGTGGTAAGGTTTCTCCTAAGAAATGGATTGCCATTTCGTGGTCATGATGAGAGTGAAGATTCCGATTACAAAGGtctttttcttgaacttttgaaatttcatgggGTTAATCGTCCGGATGTGGAAAAGGTGATATTACAACATGCTCCAAaaaatgatatgatgatttgtTCAACAATTCAAAAAGAGATTGTGGATGCTTGTACTAAAGAAACAATTAAAGCTATCATCAAAGACTTGGATGGTGATTATTTTGGAATACTAGTTGATGAGTCAAAGGACATTTCACATAAAGAGCAAATGGCACTAGTTTTACGATATGTTAACAAAAACGGAGAGTTGATAGAAAGCTTTTTGGGTATTGTTCATGTGGGTGATACATCCGCAAAATCATTGCAAAAagtaatttactctttacttttggATCACTCGTTATGCCTATCAAGACTCCGTGGACAAGGTTATGATGGAGCTAGTAATATGCAAGGAGAAAAAAATGGCTTAAAGTCTTTGATTTTGCAAGATGCTCCGTCTGCATATCATATTCATTGTTTTGCTCACCAATTGCAATTGACACTTGTGGCTCTTTCTAAAAAACATCCGGATgtgaaaaatttcttttatgttgtCACTAATGTTTTGAATACTATTGGGACATCTTTTAAACGCAGGGACTTACTTCGACAACACCAAGTTGAGAAGTTGGAAGAATTGCTTAAATTCGGAGAAATTCTTACCGGACAAGGATTAAATCAAGAACGTGGCCTCCAACGACCGGGTGATACTCGTTGGGGATCCCATTTCAAAACCTTGGAAAATTTCATgattatattttcttcaattgctAATGTGCTTAAAGATATGAAAGAAAATTCTCCACATGATCTTGATAAACTTGCGGCAGGTAACCTTTTagataaaattcaagaatttgaatttatctTTGTGTTGCATTTGATGTTCAAGATGTTGCTTCTTACAAATAAATTGAacaaagctttacaaaataaaGATCAAGATATTGTCAATGCTATGGGATTGCTTAATCCTTCAAAGAGAAGATTACAAACAATGAGAGAGAGTGGTTTGGAGTCTTTGATGGATGAGGTTTCTTCATTTTGTGGTAAACATGATATTTTGGTTCCCGAAATGACTGAAGACTATCCAAGATCGAAGCGTAAGAAGTCCgaaatttcatatttacatCACTTTCGTATGGAAGTGTTTTATGCAGTTATTGATTTGCAACTTCAGGAGCTCAATAATCGTTTTGATGTTGTGACTAGTGACTTACTCCTTGGCATGGCTAGTTTGAATCCGGTTgattcatttgctaattttagtAAGAGCAGAATAATGAAGTTGGCCGAATATTATAAAAGTGAGTTTGGTGATAATGAACTTCGAGATCTCAGTTATCAACTTGATAGTTTCATTGTCTATGCTCGAGAGTGTGATAGCAAGTTTCTCAACTTGAAGGGGATTAAAGATCTTGCTACGATGATGGCACAAACAAAATTGGATCAAACTTGGTCTCTTGTTTATTTGCTTGTAAAGTTGGCTTTGATTTTGCCTGTTGCTACGGCAAGTGTGGAAAGAGCATTCTCCTCAATGAAGCTCATCAAAAATGATCTACGTAATAGCATTGGTGAAGAATTTTTGAATGGATGTTTAGTTTGTAAGATAGAGCGGAAGATATTTGAAAATGTAAGTAATGATGCTATTATAGAtcgttttcaaaatatgaagtcTCGTCGAGTACAATTGTAA